A stretch of Episyrphus balteatus chromosome 2, idEpiBalt1.1, whole genome shotgun sequence DNA encodes these proteins:
- the LOC129910044 gene encoding uncharacterized protein LOC129910044: MLVKQFVSQALLLRNAGALSRAAYHAGGHHKPSTMNDLPVPEGDWQEHHSRQNSKYNAVLLTGILVLAGSIGFAKSSGIIFLNSKPPKTYE, encoded by the exons ATGTTGGTCAAACAATTTGTATCCCAAGCTCTTTTGTTGAGAAatg CTGGAGCTTTGTCTCGTGCTGCCTACCATGCCGGTGGACACCACAAGCCCTCAACCATGAATGACTTACCAGTCCCAGAAGGAGATTGGCAAGAACACCATTCTCGTCAAAACTCCAAATACAACGCAGTATTGTTAACTGGAATTTTGGTTTTGGCTGGTTCAATTGGATTT GCCAAGTCATCAGGAATTATCTTCTTGAACTCCAAACCACCAAAGACATAcgaataa